From one Bacteroides eggerthii genomic stretch:
- the dtd gene encoding D-aminoacyl-tRNA deacylase yields the protein MRVVIQRTGHASVTINGICKSAIQKGLMILIGIEETDGKEDIDWLCKKIVNLRVFDDENGVMNKSILDIGGDILVISQFTLHASTKKGNRPSYIRAAKPEISIPLYEQFCKELSLALGKEIGTGEFGADMKVELLNDGPVTICMDTKNKE from the coding sequence ATGAGAGTAGTCATACAACGTACCGGACATGCATCTGTTACCATCAACGGGATTTGCAAGTCTGCCATTCAAAAGGGCCTTATGATATTGATTGGCATAGAGGAGACAGACGGAAAGGAAGATATTGATTGGTTGTGCAAAAAGATCGTCAACCTGCGCGTCTTTGACGATGAAAATGGCGTAATGAACAAATCCATACTCGACATCGGCGGTGACATACTGGTAATCAGCCAGTTCACGCTGCACGCATCGACCAAGAAAGGCAATCGCCCCTCCTATATCCGGGCAGCGAAACCGGAAATATCTATCCCGCTATATGAACAATTCTGCAAAGAATTGAGTTTAGCGTTAGGCAAGGAAATAGGAACCGGCGAGTTCGGAGCCGACATGAAGGTAGAATTATTGAACGACGGTCCTGTGACCATTTGCATGGATACAAAAAACAAGGAATAA
- the ybeY gene encoding rRNA maturation RNase YbeY yields the protein MISYQADGIKMPAIKKRETTEWIKAVAATYEKRIGEIAYIFCSDEKILEVNRQYLQHDYYTDIITFDYCEGNRLSGDLFISLDTVRTNAEQFAGNDYERELHRVIIHGILHLCGINDKGPGEREIMEAAENKALAMR from the coding sequence ATGATAAGTTATCAAGCGGACGGCATCAAAATGCCTGCAATCAAGAAACGGGAAACAACGGAATGGATTAAAGCCGTTGCTGCCACCTATGAAAAAAGAATCGGTGAAATCGCCTATATTTTTTGCTCGGACGAGAAAATTCTCGAAGTAAACCGGCAATATCTTCAGCATGATTATTATACCGACATCATCACTTTTGACTATTGCGAAGGCAACCGCCTGAGCGGCGATCTCTTTATCAGCCTTGATACGGTACGCACCAATGCCGAACAATTTGCCGGCAACGACTATGAAAGAGAACTGCACCGGGTCATTATCCATGGCATCCTGCACCTTTGCGGCATCAATGATAAAGGTCCGGGAGAACGGGAAATTATGGAAGCTGCCGAGAACAAGGCACTGGCCATGCGATAG
- the mnmG gene encoding tRNA uridine-5-carboxymethylaminomethyl(34) synthesis enzyme MnmG, whose amino-acid sequence MEFKYDVIVIGAGHAGCEAAAAAANLGSKTCLITMDMNKIGQMSCNPAVGGIAKGQIVREIDALGGYMGLVTDKTAIQFRILNRSKGPAMWSPRAQCDRNKFIWAWREILENTPNLHIWQDTVQEILVENGEVTGLTTLWGVTFRAKCIVLTAGTFLNGLMHVGRTMLPGGRMAEPASYQLTESIARHGITYGRMKTGTPVRIDGRSVHYEDMDVQDGENDFHKFSFMDNGVRHLKQLPCWTCFTNEEAHRILREGLPDSPLFNGQIQSIGPRYCPSIETKIVTFPDKEQHQLFLEPEGETTQELYLNGFSSSLPMDIQIEALKKIPAFRDLVIYRPGYAIEYDFFDPTQLKHTLETKKIKNLFFAGQVNGTTGYEEAAGQGIIAGINAHINCHGGEPFTLARDEAYIGVLIDDLVTKGVDEPYRMFTSRAEYRILLRMDDADMRLTERAWKLGLAKNDRYELLRSKREAVTNIINFTRNYSMKPALINPVLEQLGTTPLRQGCKLIDLINRPQITLENMAQHVGAFHRELDKITERKDEIIEAAEILIKYEGYIGRERIIADKLARLESIKIKGKFDYNSIQSLSTEARQKLVKIDPETIAQASRIPGVSPSDINVLLVLCGR is encoded by the coding sequence ATGGAGTTTAAGTATGATGTTATTGTAATCGGCGCCGGACATGCCGGCTGTGAAGCCGCTGCCGCTGCCGCAAACCTGGGTTCAAAGACCTGTCTTATCACGATGGACATGAATAAGATAGGCCAAATGAGTTGCAACCCTGCCGTAGGCGGTATTGCCAAAGGGCAAATTGTACGTGAAATAGACGCATTGGGTGGATATATGGGATTGGTAACTGACAAAACCGCTATCCAGTTTCGTATATTAAACCGCTCCAAAGGACCTGCCATGTGGAGTCCGCGTGCGCAATGCGATCGTAACAAATTCATCTGGGCATGGCGTGAAATTCTGGAAAACACTCCCAACCTGCATATTTGGCAGGATACCGTACAAGAGATTCTTGTTGAAAACGGCGAAGTGACCGGACTCACTACTCTTTGGGGAGTAACTTTCCGCGCCAAATGCATCGTACTGACTGCCGGAACTTTCCTGAACGGACTGATGCACGTGGGACGCACCATGCTTCCGGGCGGACGAATGGCCGAACCTGCATCCTACCAACTGACCGAATCCATTGCCAGACATGGCATCACATACGGACGAATGAAAACCGGAACGCCGGTACGCATCGACGGACGCAGCGTGCACTATGAGGATATGGATGTTCAGGACGGAGAAAACGATTTCCACAAGTTCTCCTTTATGGATAACGGCGTGCGCCATTTGAAGCAACTGCCATGCTGGACCTGCTTCACCAATGAAGAAGCACACCGCATCCTGCGCGAGGGTCTGCCGGACTCTCCCCTTTTCAACGGACAAATTCAAAGCATAGGTCCCCGTTACTGTCCCAGTATAGAGACAAAAATTGTGACCTTCCCCGACAAAGAGCAGCATCAGCTTTTCCTGGAACCGGAAGGTGAAACCACTCAGGAACTCTACCTGAACGGCTTCTCTTCTTCCTTGCCAATGGACATACAGATTGAGGCACTGAAAAAGATTCCTGCATTCCGGGATCTCGTAATTTACCGCCCCGGTTATGCAATAGAATATGACTTCTTCGATCCCACCCAGCTCAAACATACGTTGGAAACGAAGAAAATCAAAAACCTGTTCTTTGCCGGACAAGTAAATGGAACCACCGGCTACGAAGAAGCAGCCGGACAGGGCATCATCGCCGGTATCAATGCACATATCAACTGCCATGGCGGAGAACCCTTCACCCTTGCACGCGATGAAGCATACATCGGCGTATTAATCGATGACTTGGTAACCAAAGGCGTTGACGAGCCTTACCGTATGTTTACTTCACGTGCGGAATATCGTATCCTCCTCCGTATGGATGATGCCGATATGAGACTTACCGAAAGAGCCTGGAAACTCGGACTTGCAAAGAATGACCGCTACGAGTTACTAAGAAGCAAACGCGAAGCCGTTACAAACATCATAAACTTCACCCGGAATTATTCGATGAAACCAGCATTAATCAATCCGGTACTGGAACAACTTGGCACCACTCCACTTCGCCAGGGATGCAAGCTGATAGATTTGATAAACCGTCCGCAAATAACCCTGGAGAACATGGCACAGCATGTCGGCGCTTTCCATCGGGAACTTGATAAAATTACGGAAAGAAAAGATGAGATTATCGAAGCGGCAGAGATACTTATCAAGTATGAAGGATACATCGGACGCGAACGAATCATAGCAGATAAACTGGCACGACTGGAAAGCATAAAGATTAAGGGAAAGTTTGACTATAATTCCATTCAATCCCTTTCCACCGAAGCCCGCCAGAAGTTAGTCAAAATCGACCCGGAAACAATAGCCCAAGCAAGCCGGATTCCGGGAGTATCACCAAGCGACATTAATGTACTGTTGGTGCTTTGCGGCCGATAA
- a CDS encoding nucleoside recognition domain-containing protein has protein sequence MILNYIWVAFFVIAFIVALFKLLFMGNVEIFTELVNSTFDSSKTAFEISLGLTGILSLWLGIMKIGENSGMINALSRWLSPVFCRLFPEIPKGHPAMGSIFMNLSANMLGLDNAATPMGLKAMKELQELNPKKDTATNPMIMFLVLNTSGLILIPVSIMMYRSQMGAAQPTDIFIPTLITTAISTTVGVIAVSIAQRINLLNKPILILIGCISLFFSGLIYLFTQVSREDMGVYSTLVANIILFSIILLFILWGLWKKINVYDAFIEGAKEGFTTAIRIIPYLVAFLVGIAVFRASGAMDIIVNGIGYIVGLFGVDTGFVGALPTALMKSLSGSGANGLMIDTMKQYGADSFVGRMSCVARGASDTTFYILAVYFGSVGITKTRNAVTCGLIADLSGIIAAIIISYIFFF, from the coding sequence ATGATTTTAAATTACATTTGGGTAGCATTTTTTGTAATAGCTTTCATTGTGGCGCTCTTCAAACTCCTGTTCATGGGAAATGTAGAGATATTTACGGAACTTGTCAACTCTACATTCGACTCCTCCAAAACTGCATTCGAAATATCGTTGGGGCTGACCGGCATTCTGTCCTTATGGCTCGGCATTATGAAGATCGGTGAAAACAGCGGTATGATCAACGCACTCTCCCGCTGGTTGAGTCCGGTGTTTTGCCGCCTCTTTCCGGAGATACCCAAAGGACACCCCGCCATGGGATCTATTTTCATGAACCTCTCCGCCAACATGCTGGGGTTGGATAATGCCGCTACCCCAATGGGGCTGAAAGCCATGAAAGAACTTCAGGAACTCAATCCGAAGAAAGACACAGCCACCAACCCGATGATTATGTTCCTTGTGCTGAACACTTCCGGATTGATATTGATACCTGTCAGCATCATGATGTACCGTTCGCAAATGGGTGCTGCGCAGCCCACCGACATCTTCATCCCGACACTGATTACCACTGCCATTTCCACCACTGTCGGTGTGATTGCCGTCAGCATTGCACAACGGATAAACCTGTTGAATAAACCTATCCTCATTCTGATCGGTTGCATCAGCCTGTTCTTTTCCGGACTTATCTACCTGTTCACCCAAGTAAGCCGCGAGGACATGGGAGTCTATTCCACACTGGTTGCCAATATAATACTTTTCTCCATCATCCTGCTTTTTATCCTTTGGGGATTGTGGAAGAAGATTAATGTGTACGACGCTTTTATAGAAGGTGCCAAGGAAGGGTTTACAACAGCCATACGCATCATCCCCTACCTGGTAGCTTTTCTCGTTGGAATCGCCGTTTTCCGCGCTTCAGGCGCAATGGATATAATAGTAAACGGCATCGGCTACATCGTAGGCTTGTTCGGAGTAGATACCGGCTTTGTAGGAGCTTTGCCCACCGCTTTGATGAAATCATTGAGCGGCAGCGGCGCCAATGGCCTGATGATTGATACAATGAAGCAATATGGCGCCGACTCCTTCGTCGGCCGCATGAGTTGCGTGGCACGCGGTGCTTCGGATACAACGTTCTATATACTTGCCGTTTACTTCGGCAGTGTAGGCATTACGAAAACCCGCAACGCGGTTACCTGTGGTCTGATAGCAGATTTATCCGGCATTATCGCCGCTATCATCATCAGCTATATATTCTTTTTCTAA
- the ruvB gene encoding Holliday junction branch migration DNA helicase RuvB: MEQEDFNIRDHQLTSKERDFENALRPLNFEDFSGQDKVVDNLRIFVKAARLRGEALDHVLLHGPPGLGKTTLSNIIANELGVGFKITSGPVLDKPGDLAGVLTSLEPNDVLFIDEIHRLSPVVEEYLYSAMEDYRIDIMIDKGPSARSIQIDLNPFTLVGATTRSGLLTAPLRARFGINLHLEYYDDDVLSGIIRRSASILDVPCSTKAASEIAGRSRGTPRIANALLRRVRDFAQVKGSGSIDTQIANFALEALNIDKYGLDEIDNKILCTIIDKFKGGPVGLTTIATALGEDAGTIEEVYEPFLIKEGFLKRTPRGREVTELAYKHLGRSLYNSQRTLFND, from the coding sequence ATGGAACAAGAAGATTTTAACATACGTGATCATCAACTGACCAGCAAGGAGCGTGACTTCGAGAACGCTCTCCGTCCTTTGAATTTCGAGGATTTCAGCGGACAGGATAAAGTGGTTGATAATTTGCGTATTTTCGTAAAGGCTGCCCGCCTCAGAGGCGAGGCCTTGGATCATGTATTGCTTCATGGTCCTCCCGGATTGGGAAAAACCACACTTTCCAACATTATAGCCAACGAACTGGGAGTAGGCTTCAAGATTACTTCCGGGCCGGTGCTCGACAAGCCGGGTGATCTGGCCGGTGTCCTTACCAGTCTGGAACCGAACGATGTGCTTTTCATTGACGAAATACATCGGTTGAGTCCTGTGGTGGAGGAGTACCTGTATTCGGCTATGGAGGATTACCGCATTGATATTATGATCGACAAAGGCCCGTCGGCACGAAGCATACAGATCGACCTGAATCCGTTTACTTTAGTGGGCGCTACCACCCGTAGCGGTTTGCTGACTGCTCCGTTGCGTGCCCGTTTTGGCATCAACCTTCATTTGGAATATTACGATGATGATGTGTTGAGTGGCATCATCCGTCGTTCGGCAAGTATTCTGGATGTTCCTTGTTCCACAAAGGCTGCTTCGGAGATTGCAGGACGCAGTCGGGGTACGCCGCGTATTGCCAATGCTTTGCTGCGCCGCGTGAGGGACTTTGCGCAGGTGAAAGGTTCGGGCAGCATCGATACGCAGATCGCTAATTTTGCGCTCGAAGCGCTGAATATTGACAAATACGGTCTGGATGAGATAGACAATAAGATACTTTGTACGATTATCGATAAGTTCAAGGGTGGTCCGGTAGGCCTGACAACCATTGCTACGGCTTTGGGAGAAGATGCAGGCACTATTGAAGAGGTATATGAACCGTTCTTGATAAAGGAAGGTTTCTTGAAGCGCACTCCTCGCGGTCGTGAAGTAACGGAGCTGGCTTACAAACATTTGGGACGAAGCCTCTACAATAGTCAGAGAACGTTGTTTAATGATTGA
- the uvrC gene encoding excinuclease ABC subunit UvrC: MEELKTSDYLKGIVLNLPESPGVYQYLNTEGTIIYVGKAKNLKRRVSSYFNREHEPGKTRVLVSKIADIRYIVVNTEEDALLLENNLIKKYKPRYNVLLKDDKTYPSICVQNEYFPRVFKTRRVIRNGSSYYGPYSHIPSMYALLDLIKHLYPLRTCNLNLSPENIRTGKFNVCLEYHIKNCAGPCVGKQSQEEYLNNIAEIKEILKGNTQEVGRMLYRQMQDLAAEMKFEEAQKIKEKYLLLENYRSKSEVVSNILHNIDVFSIEEDTDEKSAFINYLHITNGAINQAFTFEYKKRLNETKEELLSLGIIEMRERYKSLSREIIVPFELDMELKDVVFTIPQRGDKKKLLELSILNVKQYKADRLKQTEKLNPEQRTVRLLKEIQGELHLDRLPMRIECFDNSNIQGSDPVAACVVFIKGKPSKKDYRKYNIKTVEGPDDYASMKEVVKRRYQRAIEENSPLPDLLITDGGKGQMSAVKEIIDELNLDIPIAGLAKDGKHRTSELLYGFPPQTIGLKQNSPLFRLLTQIQDEVHRFAITFHRDKRSKRQVASALDEIKGIGEKTKNTLLKEFKSVKRIKEASTEDIIKVVGEAKAKIIKEHFANK, translated from the coding sequence ATGGAAGAACTAAAAACAAGTGATTATCTAAAAGGTATCGTTCTGAACCTTCCCGAAAGCCCCGGTGTTTACCAATACCTGAACACCGAAGGAACGATTATATATGTAGGAAAAGCCAAAAACCTGAAACGCAGGGTGTCGTCCTACTTCAACAGGGAGCACGAACCGGGAAAAACACGCGTACTGGTAAGCAAGATTGCAGATATCCGGTATATCGTAGTCAATACGGAAGAAGACGCCTTATTACTGGAAAACAACCTCATTAAAAAGTATAAGCCCCGCTACAATGTATTGCTGAAAGACGATAAAACCTACCCGTCCATCTGCGTACAGAACGAATACTTTCCACGCGTATTCAAGACACGAAGAGTCATACGCAACGGCTCTTCGTACTATGGTCCGTACAGTCACATACCGTCCATGTATGCGCTGCTCGACCTTATCAAGCATTTATATCCGCTACGCACTTGCAACCTGAACCTCTCTCCGGAAAACATCCGGACCGGGAAATTCAACGTATGCCTGGAATATCACATCAAGAACTGTGCAGGTCCTTGCGTCGGCAAACAAAGTCAGGAAGAATATCTGAACAACATCGCCGAGATAAAAGAGATACTCAAAGGCAACACCCAAGAGGTAGGGCGGATGCTGTATCGGCAAATGCAGGATCTTGCCGCCGAAATGAAGTTTGAAGAAGCGCAAAAGATCAAAGAAAAGTACCTGCTGTTAGAAAATTATCGTTCCAAATCAGAAGTCGTGAGCAACATATTGCATAATATCGACGTGTTCTCCATTGAAGAAGATACCGATGAAAAGTCCGCATTCATCAATTACCTGCATATCACGAACGGAGCTATCAACCAAGCTTTCACCTTTGAGTACAAAAAACGGCTGAACGAAACCAAAGAAGAGCTCCTTTCGCTGGGTATCATCGAAATGCGCGAACGCTACAAAAGCCTCTCCCGCGAAATCATCGTGCCTTTCGAACTGGATATGGAACTCAAAGATGTCGTCTTCACCATTCCACAACGCGGTGATAAGAAAAAACTGCTTGAACTTTCCATCCTCAATGTGAAACAATACAAAGCCGACCGGCTGAAACAGACGGAAAAGCTGAACCCGGAACAGCGCACTGTGCGTCTCTTGAAAGAAATCCAAGGGGAATTGCATCTCGACCGGCTGCCTATGCGCATAGAATGTTTTGATAATTCCAACATCCAAGGGTCGGACCCTGTTGCGGCATGCGTCGTTTTCATCAAAGGTAAACCGTCCAAAAAGGACTATCGGAAGTACAATATCAAAACAGTGGAAGGCCCCGATGACTATGCATCCATGAAAGAGGTCGTGAAACGGCGTTACCAGCGCGCTATCGAAGAGAACAGCCCCCTCCCCGATCTTCTTATCACCGACGGCGGAAAAGGGCAAATGAGCGCCGTAAAAGAGATTATAGACGAACTAAACCTTGACATCCCCATTGCCGGACTTGCCAAAGACGGGAAACACCGTACATCGGAACTGCTGTATGGATTCCCGCCTCAAACAATCGGACTCAAACAAAATTCCCCCCTTTTCCGTCTGCTGACACAGATACAGGACGAGGTACACAGATTTGCCATAACTTTCCACCGCGACAAGCGCAGCAAGCGACAGGTAGCCTCGGCCTTAGACGAGATAAAAGGAATCGGAGAAAAAACCAAAAACACCCTGCTAAAAGAGTTCAAAAGCGTAAAACGCATCAAGGAAGCATCCACAGAGGATATTATCAAGGTGGTTGGCGAAGCCAAAGCAAAAATCATAAAGGAACACTTTGCCAACAAATAG
- a CDS encoding lipopolysaccharide biosynthesis protein produces MAGLKSLAKETAIYGLSSIVGRFLNYLLVPVYTMALSAQSGGYGVVTNIYAWVALLLVLLTCGMETGFFRFANKGEDDPMRVYSTTLLSVGIGALTFLALGLLFLQPVADWLEYGEHPWYVGMMMIVVAMDAIQSIPFAYLRYKKRPIKFAALKLLFIFLNIALNLIYYVWMEGDDVAYAFLFNLVCTSTIMLCMIPELRGFTYVLDKKLLKRMLAYSLPLLVLGIAGILNQVADKIIFPFVYPDEAEATVQLGIYGAASKIAMVMAMLTQAFRYAYEPFVFGKSRDKDNKQVYAQAMKFFIIFTLVAFLAVMFYLDILRYIIGRDYWPGLRVVPIVMAAEIFMGIYFNLSFWYKLIDETRWGAYFSLIGCTILVAMNVLLIPKYGYMACAWAGFTGYGVAMLLSYFVGQKKYPIRYDLKSIGCYVLLAAILYVIAEYVPIGNIYLRMAFRTLLLSLFVAYIIKRDLPLGQIPVINRFIRK; encoded by the coding sequence GTGGCTGGATTAAAATCATTGGCAAAAGAAACTGCCATTTACGGGTTGAGCAGTATTGTGGGGCGTTTCCTCAACTATCTGTTAGTACCCGTATATACCATGGCCTTGTCTGCGCAGTCGGGAGGTTATGGCGTTGTGACTAATATCTATGCGTGGGTGGCGCTGTTGCTGGTGCTGTTGACGTGCGGCATGGAGACGGGCTTTTTCCGCTTTGCCAATAAAGGAGAGGACGACCCGATGCGGGTATATTCCACAACATTACTCAGCGTAGGCATCGGTGCGTTGACATTCCTTGCTCTGGGATTGTTGTTTCTTCAACCCGTTGCCGATTGGCTGGAGTATGGAGAACATCCCTGGTATGTGGGAATGATGATGATTGTAGTGGCGATGGATGCCATTCAAAGTATTCCTTTCGCTTATTTGCGCTATAAGAAACGTCCTATTAAGTTTGCGGCGCTCAAACTGTTGTTCATCTTCCTGAACATAGCCTTGAACCTGATTTATTACGTCTGGATGGAAGGCGATGACGTGGCGTATGCTTTCCTCTTCAACCTTGTATGCACCTCTACCATTATGCTTTGCATGATACCCGAATTGCGCGGCTTCACTTATGTGCTGGACAAGAAACTGTTGAAGCGGATGCTTGCTTATAGCTTGCCGTTGCTGGTGTTGGGCATTGCGGGTATTCTGAATCAGGTGGCGGACAAGATAATCTTTCCCTTTGTGTATCCTGACGAGGCGGAAGCCACCGTACAGCTTGGCATCTATGGAGCCGCCAGCAAGATTGCAATGGTAATGGCAATGCTGACACAGGCCTTCCGTTATGCTTACGAGCCTTTCGTGTTCGGTAAGAGTCGTGATAAGGACAATAAACAGGTGTATGCACAGGCCATGAAGTTCTTTATCATCTTCACGCTGGTTGCTTTTCTTGCGGTGATGTTCTATTTGGATATTCTCCGGTATATCATCGGTCGCGACTATTGGCCGGGGTTGCGTGTGGTTCCTATCGTAATGGCTGCGGAGATTTTTATGGGAATTTACTTTAATCTTTCTTTTTGGTATAAGCTGATTGATGAAACGCGATGGGGGGCTTATTTCTCATTGATAGGTTGCACAATTCTGGTGGCGATGAATGTCCTTTTGATTCCGAAGTACGGTTATATGGCTTGTGCATGGGCCGGATTTACGGGATATGGTGTAGCTATGCTGCTCTCTTATTTTGTCGGTCAGAAGAAATATCCTATCCGGTATGATTTGAAGTCAATCGGATGTTATGTGCTCCTGGCTGCCATACTCTATGTAATTGCGGAATATGTGCCGATTGGAAATATCTATCTTCGTATGGCTTTCCGCACGTTGCTATTATCCTTATTTGTAGCTTATATTATAAAGCGTGACTTACCGCTTGGCCAAATACCTGTTATCAATCGTTTTATTAGAAAATAG
- a CDS encoding DNA alkylation repair protein: MRQWAKEIEQEISEYIDPVKREYLPNFFKTGKGQYGEGDKFLGVVVPNTRLVAKRHKDAPLDVMAELLQSQWHECRLCALLMLVERFKKSDEKERKRIYDFYLSQTSRINNWDLVDLSAPGIVGEYLKDKSREDLYRLAGSELLWDQRIAVVSTYTLIKNGDFIDILALSERLLHHPHDLMRKAIGWMLREMGKRDKDLLVQFLEKYCKVMPRTMLRYAIEKFPEEERKEFMKR, from the coding sequence ATGAGACAGTGGGCAAAGGAGATAGAACAGGAGATAAGCGAGTACATAGATCCGGTGAAAAGGGAGTATCTCCCTAATTTTTTCAAAACGGGAAAAGGGCAATATGGCGAAGGCGACAAGTTTCTGGGAGTGGTAGTGCCGAATACCCGTTTAGTGGCCAAGCGGCATAAAGATGCTCCTTTGGATGTTATGGCGGAACTTTTGCAAAGCCAATGGCATGAATGTCGTCTTTGTGCTCTGTTGATGCTGGTGGAGCGCTTCAAGAAAAGCGATGAAAAGGAGAGAAAACGCATTTATGATTTCTATCTTTCACAGACGTCGCGCATCAATAACTGGGACTTGGTGGACTTGTCTGCTCCGGGTATTGTGGGGGAATATTTGAAAGATAAGTCCCGCGAAGATCTTTATCGTTTGGCAGGCAGTGAACTGCTTTGGGACCAGCGTATTGCGGTTGTTTCCACTTATACTCTAATCAAAAACGGTGATTTCATTGATATTCTGGCGCTTTCCGAACGGCTGTTGCATCATCCGCACGATTTGATGAGAAAGGCAATAGGCTGGATGCTGCGCGAAATGGGGAAGAGGGACAAGGATTTGTTGGTGCAGTTTCTGGAGAAATATTGCAAGGTGATGCCGCGTACCATGCTGCGTTATGCCATTGAGAAATTTCCGGAAGAAGAAAGGAAGGAGTTTATGAAACGTTGA
- a CDS encoding adenine phosphoribosyltransferase, translating to MSKETLAKSIREIPDFPIPGILFYDVTTLFKNPVALQELSDTLYEMYKDKGITKVVGIESRGFIMGPILATRLGAGFVPIRKPGKLPAETIEESYNKEYGKDTVQIHKDAIEPDDVVLLHDDLLATGGTMEAACKLVKKMNPQKIYVNFIIELKELHGKDVFDKDVDVESVLTL from the coding sequence ATGAGCAAAGAAACACTTGCCAAGAGCATTCGGGAAATTCCCGACTTCCCTATCCCCGGAATCTTATTTTATGATGTAACCACCCTGTTCAAAAATCCGGTTGCATTGCAGGAACTTTCAGACACCTTGTACGAAATGTACAAGGACAAAGGAATAACCAAAGTTGTAGGCATAGAATCCAGAGGATTCATTATGGGACCAATTCTCGCCACCCGCTTAGGAGCCGGCTTCGTACCCATACGCAAACCCGGAAAGCTGCCGGCAGAAACCATTGAAGAAAGCTACAATAAAGAATATGGAAAAGATACGGTGCAAATCCACAAGGATGCCATTGAACCGGACGATGTAGTGTTGCTACACGATGACCTGCTGGCCACAGGCGGAACAATGGAAGCTGCCTGCAAATTGGTAAAGAAGATGAATCCCCAAAAGATATATGTAAACTTCATTATCGAGCTGAAAGAGCTGCATGGAAAGGATGTATTCGATAAAGATGTGGATGTAGAGTCTGTACTGACGCTATAA